From the genome of Glycine max cultivar Williams 82 chromosome 2, Glycine_max_v4.0, whole genome shotgun sequence, one region includes:
- the LOC100815856 gene encoding ubiquitin carboxyl-terminal hydrolase 16, translating into MRVTIDLGFWSLVLVAVVGLSVPAVAFFVRHGCRRTAARAEEIKRLLVLANEESVRAETETEALYYHQYRVVSGELPRDKVCAVCYSPTTTRCARCKAVHYCSGKCQIVHWRQDHKDKCHPPSPTCQTEDLVSDLGKKVAEPDYRGVHDEKSQIKSREYATSSDKPLLSDMRCSPDISCARDDSVRVESLQEGNVTGSNSELSSNSFSGFSASTGASESSDDSSVCESVTSNEHERCEGHIFVDPTIDIFYTTCNSIGESIPLSPKFASLVDLVDGNPAMHKLNQIRPDFSKQESKLTLNGSSGLCMWKGATIEPITVSSGFWNTTLDSTRIKDDSNSDPLASHYDDSAPKSVKNNMPCARSASSENEGVGCADALSIHNLQTVGLRVSNHVINTGSTLKSAQSRCLPHAFADTKLVSRTEEHSHYSTKCGNNGIIQSGSATSNSKNDLKTSVLKVSDQLRGSKLSKPFPSAVGSDITGKYSDKGLFPYDLFVKLYNWNRVELQPFGLINCGNSCYANAVLQCLAVTPPLTAYLLQGLHSKSCANKKWCFTCEFESLILKSKDTNSPMSPLGILSQLQNIGSQLGNGREEDAHEFLRLVVETMQSVCLMESGDNMSDSLKEETNLMGLTFGGYLQSKIKCMKCGGKSERQERMMDLTVEIEGEIATLEEALRQFTSAETLDGENKYRCVRCKSYEKAKKKMTVLEAPNVLTIALKRFQSGKFGKLNKPIRFPEILDLAPFMSGTSDLPIYRLYGVVVHLDIMNAAFSGHYVCYVKNFQSRWFKVDDSVVTAVELESVLAKGAYMLFYSRCSPRAPRLIRNSIVSSDSKWKLNGKTATMKSRRLSTGAGVNLTSPGGSASLDTLYSKFLHSKRILEEDSSSDNSSLISSNSDEGSCSTDSTADSTSTDDFADYIFGDVGRGAGGMLRNSDSNICPALPSFPHSGYFPSSDIDQHDSVVLPHSTGFQPSPSEEGLLYRNRVVDVKRSGGGVSHFHLDTNIEHRKLDTSSSSISFRETDSVFNDRNSGVSCTKSRYRTD; encoded by the exons TTCTGGAAAGTGCCAAATTGTTCATTGGCGTCAAGATCACAAAGATAAATGCCATCCTCCCAGCCCAACTTGCCAGACGGAAGATCTGGTTAGTGATCTTGGGAAGAAGGTAGCAGAACCAGACTATCGTGGAGTCCATGATGAGAAGTCTCAGATTAAAAGCAGAGAGTATGCAACATCATCTGACAAACCCCTGTTGTCTGATATGAGGTGTTCTCCTGATATTTCATGTGCAAGGGATGATAGTGTAAGAGTTGAGTCTCTTCAAGAGGGAAATGTTACAGGCTCTAATTCTGAATTATCTAGTAACTCATTCTCTGGATTCTCAGCTTCCACTGGTGCTAGTGAATCATCTGATGATTCTTCTGTCTGTGAGAGTGTCACCTCCAATGAGCATGAGAGATGCGAGGGACATATTTTTGTGGACCCCACCATTGACATTTTTTATACCACTTGTAATAGCATTGGTGAATCCATTCCATTATCACCTAAGTTTGCTAGTTTGGTTGATTTGGTTGATGGTAATCCTGCAatgcataaattaaatcaaattaggCCTGATTTTAGTAAACAAGAGAGTAAACTCACATTAAATGGTAGTTCTGGTTTGTGTATGTGGAAAGGGGCAACAATTGAGCCTATTACAGTGTCTTCTGGATTCTGGAATACAACTCTTGATTCAACGAGGATAAAAGATGACTCTAATAGTGACCCTCTTGCATCCCACTATGATGATTCTGCTCCAAAGTCAGTTAAGAATAATATGCCATGTGCAAGATCAGCATCTTCAGAAAATGAGGGTGTTGGTTGTGCTGATGCTTTGAGCATCCATAATTTGCAAACAGTTGGTTTGAGGGTATCAAATCATGTTATCAACACTGGTAGCACCTTGAAGTCAGCTCAAAGTAGATGTCTGCCACATGCATTTGCTGATACTAAGTTAGTTTCTAGAACCGAAGAGCATTCACATTACAGTACAAAATGTGGGAATAATGGCATCATCCAATCTGGCAGTGCAACTTCAAATTCAAAGAATGACCTGAAAACATCTGTTCTAAAAGTTTCTGATCAGCTTAGAGGATCAAAGTTGTCTAAACCCTTTCCATCAGCTGTTGGGAGTGATATTACTGGAAAATACAGTGATAAG GGTCTTTTTCCATATGATTTGTTTGTCAAGCTTTATAACTGGAACAGAGTGGAGTTGCAACCATTTGGTCTTATAAACTGTGGAAACAG CTGTTATGCTAATGCTGTACTCCAGTGCTTGGCAGTTACACCTCCCCTGACTGCTTATTTGCTTCAAGGACTTCATTCTAAATCAT GtgcaaataaaaaatggtgTTTCACCTGTGAGTTTGAAAGTTTGATTTTGAAGTCAAAAGACACAAACTCTCCCATGTCACCTCTGGGCATTCTCTCTCAACTACAGAATATTGGGAGCCAACTTGGTAATGGAAGAGAAGAAGATGCACATGAATTTCTAAG GCTTGTTGTTGAGACAATGCAATCTGTTTGCCTTATGGAATCTGGGGATAACATGTCAGATTCATTGAAAGAGGAAACTAATTTAATGGGCCTAACATTTGGAGGTTACCTCCAATCaaag ATCAAATGCATGAAATGTGGAGGGAAATCTGAGCGTCAAGAAAGGATGATGGATCTGACAGTTGAGATAGAAGGGGAGATAGCAACCCTGGAGGAGGCCCTTCGACAGTTTACAAGTGCTGAGACTCTGGATGGAGAAAACAAGTACCGAtgtgtcag GTGTAAATCTTATGAGAAGGCCAAGAAGAAAATGACAGTTTTGGAGGCACCTAATGTTCTTACTATTGCATTAAAGAGATTTCAG TCCGGAAAATTTGGGAAGCTCAATAAACCTATTCGGTTTCCTGAAATACTGGACTTGGCACCTTTCATGAGTGGGACTAGTGATTTGCCTATATACAGGCTATATGGGGTAGTTGTTCACCTGGATATCATGAATGCTGCTTTTTCGGGTCATTATGTGTGCTATGTGAAGAATTTCCAAAGCAGGTGGTTCAAGGTTGATGACAGTGTG GTAACAGCTGTTGAATTGGAAAGTGTCTTGGCAAAAGGAGCATACATGCTTTTTTATTCAAG ATGCTCACCTAGAGCCCCAAGATTAATCAGGAACAGTATAGTATCTTCAGACTCAAAATGGAAACTCAATGGAAAAACTGCCACAATGAAGTCAAGGCGACTATCCACAGGTGCTGGTGTTAATTTGACTTCCCCAGGTGGTTCAGCTTCCTTAGATACACTCTATTCGAAGTTTCTCCACTCAAAAAGGATTTTGGAAGAAGATTCATCAAGTgataactcatcccttatcaGCAGCAATTCTGATGAAGGTTCTTGCAGTACAGATAGCACGGCTGATTCAACCAGTACAGATGACTTTgctgattatatttttggtgaTGTGGGACGTGGTGCAGGTGGCATGTTGAGAAATTCTGATTCCAACATCTGCCCTGCATTGCCATCTTTTCCCCACTCTGGATATTTTCCCTCTTCTGATATAGACCAACATGATTCAGTAGTTTTGCCACATTCGACTGGGTTCCAGCCGTCTCCTTCAGAAGAGGGTCTTTTGTACAGGAACAGAGTAGTGGATGTTAAAAGGAGTGGGGGAGGTGTTTCTCATTTTCATCTTGACACAAATATAGAGCATAGGAAGTTAGATACAAGTAGTAGTAGTATTAGTTTTAGGGAGACTGATTCTGTATTTAATGATAGAAATTCTGGTGTATCATGTACAAAGTCTAGGTACAGAAcggattga
- the LOC100811053 gene encoding AT-hook motif nuclear-localized protein 28, translating to MFSKLQPQHQQQHQPFQFSRECQTSEDDDSRSSGGPNTAVAQKSVLGGGGCSDGATIEVVRRPRGRPPGSKNRPKPPLIITREPEPAMSPFILEIPGGSDVVEALARFSRRKNTGLCVLTGSGTVANVTLRQPSFSPAGATVATVTFHGRFDILSMSATFLHHASPAAIPNAFAVSLSGPQGQIVGGFVAGRLLAAGTVFVIAASFNNPSYHRLSSEEEAQNNSGGGAGDAQSPPVSGGGLESGHVPAESFMYSCHLPSDVIWAPTPRPPF from the coding sequence ATGTTCTCAAAGCTTCAGCCACAACACCAGCAACAGCATCAACCTTTTCAATTCTCTCGTGAATGTCAAACGTCCGAGGACGATGACAGCCGAAGCAGCGGTGGCCCTAACACCGCCGTCGCCCAAAAATCAGTTTTAGGCGGCGGAGGATGCAGCGATGGGGCCACAATTGAAGTGGTGCGGCGGCCCAGGGGCCGCCCGCCCGGGTCCAAGAACAGGCCCAAGCCGCCTCTCATAATAACGCGCGAGCCCGAGCCCGCCATGAGCCCGTTCATTCTAGAAATCCCGGGCGGAAGCGACGTCGTCGAAGCCCTAGCCCGGTTCAGCCGCAGAAAAAACACTGGCCTGTGCGTGTTAACCGGTTCGGGAACCGTCGCCAACGTCACTCTCCGTCAACCTTCTTTCTCTCCCGCCGGCGCCACCGTCGCCACCGTCACTTTCCACGGCCGCTTCGATATCCTCTCCATGTCCGCCACCTTCCTCCACCACGCCTCCCCGGCGGCGATCCCGAACGCCTTCGCCGTGTCCCTTTCCGGACCGCAGGGGCAGATCGTCGGCGGATTCGTCGCCGGCAGGCTCCTCGCGGCCGGCACGGTGTTCGTGATTGCCGCGTCGTTCAACAATCCGTCGTATCACCGGCTTTCGTCGGAGGAGGAGGCGCAGAACAACTCTGGCGGCGGCGCAGGAGACGCGCAGTCTCCGCCGGTTTCCGGTGGCGGCTTGGAGAGCGGACACGTTCCGGCTGAGTCGTTTATGTACAGCTGTCACCTTCCTTCGGATGTGATTTGGGCTCCAACCCCTAGACCACCTTTCTGA